The Danio rerio strain Tuebingen ecotype United States chromosome 10, GRCz12tu, whole genome shotgun sequence genome contains a region encoding:
- the bhlha9 gene encoding class A basic helix-loop-helix protein 9 — MTPASVCRFSMASRGSFTGSEFSEEEPDGSLQESELDSSDGLGGLNEPEERLIKKRSRPVRSKARRVAANVRERKRILDYNQAFNALRVALHHDLSGKRLSKIATLQRAINRISALSVFLTNNPPVGVAKPCGHLECQPGGLWAEAEPSMQNFLTWHQPLNQHLQTSIHRLSSEQHVFTGPACPPSPHYPCFSPDNQLYPAASVPSPPRYGRIGDVGAYQQGVWGGNHADGYGESLQTLPLPWHMGYLQDAGLQHCPNTL, encoded by the coding sequence ATGACTCCAGCGAGCGTCTGCAGGTTCTCCATGGCGAGCAGAGGCAGCTTCACCGGCTCGGAGTTTTCGGAGGAAGAGCCGGACGGGAGTCTTCAAGAGTCCGAGTTGGACAGCAGCGATGGCTTAGGAGGTCTAAATGAGCCGGAGGAAAGACTGATTAAAAAGCGCAGCCGGCCAGTGCGATCTAAAGCCCGCAGAGTAGCGGCGAACGTCAGAGAACGAAAACGAATCTTGGATTACAATCAAGCTTTCAACGCTCTCAGAGTGGCACTGCATCACGACTTAAGTGGAAAACGGCTATCAAAGATCGCCACGCTCCAGAGAGCCATCAATCGCATCTCAGCGTTATCTGTGTTTCTTACGAACAACCCTCCTGTTGGTGTGGCCAAGCCTTGTGGTCATCTGGAGTGTCAGCCTGGTGGATTGTGGGCCGAGGCGGAGCCATCAATGCAGAACTTCCTAACCTGGCATCAGCCGCTCAATCAACATCTACAAACCTCAATACACAGACTGTCCTCAGAGCAACATGTTTTTACAGGTCCAGCCTGTCCGCCGTCCCCTCACTATCCATGTTTTTCACCTGACAACCAGCTTTACCCTGCTGCCAGTGTGCCGAGTCCTCCGAGGTATGGACGGATTGGTGATGTTGGGGCGTATCAGCAGGGAGTTTGGGGGGGTAATCATGCTGATGGTTATGGGGAATCACTTCAGACGCTCCCTTTGCCTTGGCATATGGGATACTTGCAGGACGCTGGGCTTCAACATTGCCCAAACACACTGTGA